From Salvia splendens isolate huo1 chromosome 3, SspV2, whole genome shotgun sequence, a single genomic window includes:
- the LOC121795642 gene encoding regulatory-associated protein of TOR 1-like isoform X1, with protein MALGDLMAASRFSQSTTAVSNHLEEFTENGTHVEEDGERSVHSSSSIASTNNNNTNARDLTETASSSYMEMTTTTSMAYLPQTIVLCELRHDGFEDCIPAGPSDSGLVSKWRPRDRMKTGCVALVLCLNISVDPPDVIKISPCARMECWIDPFSMAPQKAIETIGRTLNQQYERWQPKARYKYSLDPTVDDVKKLCTTCRKYAKSERVLFHYNGHGVPKPTPNGEIWLFNKSYTQYIPLPISDLDSWLKTPSIYVFDCSAAGLIISAFIQLQDYSSSTSGAPTRDCILLAACEAHETLPQSAEFPADVFTSCLTTPIKMALRWFCTRSLLHESFNYSLIDRIPGRQTDRKTLLGELNWIFTAVTDTIAWNVLPHVSDLFQRLFRQDLLVASLFRNFLLAERIMRSANCSPISYPMLPPTHQHHMWDAWDMAAEICLSQLPTLVEDPNAEFQPSPFFTEQLTAFEVWLDHGSEHKKPPEQLPIVLQVLLSQCHRFRALVLLGRFLDMGPWAVELALSVGIFPYVLKLLQTTTPELRQILVFIWTKILALDKSCQVDLVKDGGHAYFIRFLDSVEAYPEQRAMAAFVLAVIVDGHRRGQETCIEAGLIHVCLKHLQCSSPNEAQTEPLFLQWICLCLGKLWEDFSEAQLLGLQADAPDILAPLLSEPQPEVRAAAVFALGTALDIGFDTSRDGNGDEDCDDDENVTAEVSIIKNLLSVVSDGSPLVRAEVAVALSRFAFGHNKHLKSVATSYGKPQSGSVLTSLPSFAVKGSSSGYTTPTHYMSHGSIVPSPIAPLLRVGNDSQPLVRDGRVSTSSPLATSGIMHGSPLSDDSSLHSDSGAPNDSVSNGVLHHSRRKPLDNALYSQCVLAMCNLAKDPSPRVASLGRRVLSVIGIEQVVAKSVKPAGASARLGESAASSSLAGLARSSSWFELNGGAHLPLTFRTPPVSPPRPSYLTGMRRVCSLEFRPHLINSPDSGLADPFLASAGPSGASERSFLPQSMIYNWSCGHFSKPLLTAMDDSEDIIARREEREKLALDHIVKCQHSSVSKLHNQIASWDTKFETGTKTALLQPFSPVVIASDENERIRVWNYEEATLLNSFSNHDYPDKGASKLCLVNEFDENMLLVASNDGNIRIWKDYTSKGQQKLVTAFASIQGRRPGAHGVNAVVDWQQQSGYLFSSGDISSIMAWDLDKEQLVKTISLPQDSSISALAVSQVHAGQFAAGFVDGYVRLYDIRTPEMLVTETRPHTQRVERVVGIGFQPGLEPAKIVSASQAGNIQFLDMRRAKNTYLTINAHRGSLTALAVHRHAPLIASGSAKQFIKVFNLEGDPLGTIRYYPTFMAQKIGSVSCLTFHPYQVLLAAGAADACVSIYADEISPPR; from the exons ATGAAGACAGGATGCGTTGCCTTAGTTTTGTGTTTAAATATCAGCGTTGATCCACCTGATGTTATAAAGATATCTCCTTGTGCACGGATGGAATGTTGGATTG ATCCATTTTCAATGGCACCACAAAAAGCTATTGAAACAATTGGAAGAACCTTGAATCAACAATATGAAAGGTGGCAACCCAAG GCTCGTTACAAGTATTCATTGGACCCCACTGTAGATGATGTAAAGAAACTGTGCACAACATGCCGTAAATATGCAAAATCTGAAAGAGTTCTGTTCCACTACAATGGACATGGAGTGCCTAAGCCAACTCCGAATGGTGAAATTTGGCTATTTAATAAG aGTTATACACAGTACATCCCTTTGCCGATCAGTGATTTGGATTCCTGGCTGAAGACACCTTCTATATATGTGTTTGACTGCTCTGCTGCTGGGCTAATTATCAGTGCCTTCATTCAG CTCCAAGATTATTCCAGTTCTACTTCTGGAGCTCCCACGAGGGATTGCATTTTACTTGCGGCCTGTGAAGCTCACGAGACACTTCCGCAAAGTGCTGAGTTTCCTGCTGATGTATTTACATCTTGCCTCACGACGCCAATAAAAATGGCTTTAAGATG GTTTTGCACTCGGTCGCTGCTGCACGAGTCCTTTAATTATTCTTTGATAGATAGAATTCCTGGCCGCCAAACAGACCGGAAGACCCTTCTTGGGGAATTAAACTGGATATTCACAGCTGTGACTGACACTATCGCATGGAATGTACTTCCACATG TTTCAGATTTGTTCCAGCGTTTGTTCAGGCAAGATCTTTTGGTTGCCAGCTTGTTTAGAAACTTTTTGCTGGCTGAAAGGATTATGCGATCTGCAAATTGTTCTCCAATTTCATATCCAATGTTGCCACCTACACATCAGCATCATATGTG GGATGCATGGGATATGGCTGCTGAAATCTGTCTCTCTCAGCTTCCAACATTAGTTGAGGACCCAAATGCAGAGTTCCAG CCGAGCCCATTTTTCACTGAGCAGCTGACAGCTTTTGAAGTATGGCTCGATCATGGATCAGAGCATAAAAAGCCTCCAGAGCAGTTGCCCATTGTTCTTCAG GTCTTACTCAGTCAATGCCATAGATTTCGGGCTCTGGTACTCCTTGGTAGATTTCTCGATATGGGACCTTGGGCTGTGGAGCTG GCCTTATCTGTTGGAATATTTCCTTATGTTTTGAAGCTCTTACAAACTACCACTCCAGAGCTACGACAAATTCTTGTGTTCATCTGGACAAAGATCCTAGCTCTGGATAAG TCATGTCAGGTTGATCTTGTGAAGGATGGTGGGCATGCTTATTTCATTAGGTTTCTTGATAGTGTGGAAGCCTACCCTGAGCAACGGGCAATGGCTGCATTTGTACTGGCCGTCATTGTGGATGGTCACAGGCGGGGTCAGGAGACCTGCATTGAGGCTGGTCTTATACATGTCTGCCTCAAGCACCTCCAGTGTTCATCTCCTAATGAAGCACAAACTGAACCTTTATTCCTTCAGTGGATATGCTTGTGCCTTGGGAAACTATGGGAAGATTTTTCAGAAGCTCAACTGTTAGGCCTGCAGGCCGATGCTCCAGATATTCTTGCTCCTCTTCTATCTGAGCCCCAGCCAGAG GTACGTGCGGCAGCGGTTTTCGCTTTAGGCACTGCCCTTGATATAGGGTTTGACACTTCGAGAGATGGTAATGGAGATGAAGAttgtgatgatgatgaaaatgTTACGGCTGAGGTCAGTATCATAAAGAACCTTTTAAGTGTTGTTTCTGATGGAAGCCCATTGGTGCGAGCTGAAGTTGCTGTGG CTCTTTCGCGGTTTGCCTTTGGCCACAACAAACACCTGAAGTCAGTTGCTACTTCATATGGGAAACCCCAATCTGGTTCTGTACTCACTTCCTTACCGTCTTTCGCTGTCAAGGGTTCTAGTAGTGGCTATACAACTCCAACTCACTACATGTCTCATGGAAGTATAGTTCCTTCACCAATTGCTCCGTTATTACGAGTTGGTAATGACAGCCAGCCTCTTGTTCGTGATGGGAGAGTATCTACCAGCAGCCCTCTTGCTACCTCTGGGATAATGCACGGGTCTCCACTTTCTGATGATTCATCCCTGCATTCTGATTCTGGAGCACCAAATGACTCTGTCAGCAATGGGGTTCTTCACCACTCAAGGCGAAAACCACTTGATAATGCACTGTACTCACAGTGTGTATTAGCTATGTGCAATCTGGCGAAGGATCCATCACCACGTGTTGCATCCCTTGGAAGGCGAGTATTATCTGTTATTGGTATTGAACAAGTTGTTGCTAAATCAGTCAAGCCTGCTGGTGCAAGTGCTCGTCTTGGTGAATCAGCAGCAAGCTCCAGTCTGGCTGGACTAGCTCGTTCATCATCTTGGTTTGAATTAAATGGAG GAGCCCATTTGCCACTGACGTTCAGAACTCCTCCTGTTAGTCCTCCTAGACCAAGCTACTTGACTGGAATGCGGAGGGTTTGTTCCTTGGAATTTAGACCGCATCTGATTAATTCGCCAGATTCAGGGCTAGCTGATCCATTTTTAGCTTCTGCTGGGCCATCTGGTGCTTCGGAACGTAGTTTTCTTCCACAGTCAATGATCTATAACTGGAGCTGTGGTCACTTTTCAAAGCCGCTTCTTACCGCAATGGATGATAGTGAAGACATAATTGCTAGAAGAGAAGAAAGGGAGAAATTGGCACTTGATCATATAGTAAAATGCCAACACTCCT CTGTGAGTAAACTGCATAATCAAATTGCCAGTTGGGATACTAAGTTTGAGACAGGCACCAAAACTGCTTTGCTGCAGCCATTCTCGCCTGTTGTGATTGCTTCGGATGAAAATGAACGGATTAG GGTCTGGAATTATGAGGAAGCAACCCTGCTCAACAGTTTCAGTAACCATGATTACCCTGACAAAGGAGCTTCAAAGTTGTGTCTTGTAAATGAATTTGACGAGAACATGCTTCTAGTTGCATCAA ATGATGGGAATATCCGGATTTGGAAAGATTACACATCAAAAGGACAACAGAAATTAGTTACTGCTTTTGCGTCGATTCAGGGTCGCAGACCTGGTGCCCATGGTGTGAATGCTGTTGTGGATTGGCAACAGCAGTCAGGGTATCTT TTTTCTTCTGGTGATATTTCATCTATCATGGCTTGGGATCTGGACAAAGAGCAGCTTGTCAAGACCATTTCCTTACCCCAAGATTCAAGCATCTCAGCGCTG GCTGTTTCTCAAGTTCATGCAGGTCAATTTGCTGCTGGTTTTGTTGATGGTTATGTCAGATTATATGATATTCGTACTCCCGAGAT GCTTGTTACTGAAACTCGACCTCACACTCAACGAGTTGAAAGAGTTGTTGGTATTGGCTTCCAACCTGGTCTTGAACCAGCAAAG ATCGTAAGTGCATCACAAGCAGGAAATATCCAGTTCCTAGATATGAGACGCGCCAAAAACACGTACCTGACTATCAATGCCCATAGGGGATCACTCACAGCTTTAGCCGTCCACAGGCACGCCCCTCTTATCGCAAGTGGCTCAGCCAAGCAATTCATCAAGGTCTTCAATCTTGAGGGCGATCCATTAGGCACTATTCGGTACTATCCCACTTTCATGGCCCAAAAGATCGGATCCGTTAGCTGCCTGACCTTCCATCCCTATCAAGTATTACTCGCTGCTGGTGCTGCTGATGCTTGTGTTTCCATATATGCTGATGAGATTTCTCCACCAAGATGA
- the LOC121795642 gene encoding regulatory-associated protein of TOR 1-like isoform X2 yields the protein MALGDLMAASRFSQSTTAVSNHLEEFTENGTHVEEDGERSVHSSSSIASTNNNNTNARDLTETASSSYMEMTTTTSMAYLPQTIVLCELRHDGFEDCIPAGPSDSGLVSKWRPRDRMKTGCVALVLCLNISVDPPDVIKISPCARMECWIDPFSMAPQKAIETIGRTLNQQYERWQPKARYKYSLDPTVDDVKKLCTTCRKYAKSERVLFHYNGHGVPKPTPNGEIWLFNKSYTQYIPLPISDLDSWLKTPSIYVFDCSAAGLIISAFIQLQDYSSSTSGAPTRDCILLAACEAHETLPQSAEFPADVFTSCLTTPIKMALRWFCTRSLLHESFNYSLIDRIPGRQTDRKTLLGELNWIFTAVTDTIAWNVLPHDLFQRLFRQDLLVASLFRNFLLAERIMRSANCSPISYPMLPPTHQHHMWDAWDMAAEICLSQLPTLVEDPNAEFQPSPFFTEQLTAFEVWLDHGSEHKKPPEQLPIVLQVLLSQCHRFRALVLLGRFLDMGPWAVELALSVGIFPYVLKLLQTTTPELRQILVFIWTKILALDKSCQVDLVKDGGHAYFIRFLDSVEAYPEQRAMAAFVLAVIVDGHRRGQETCIEAGLIHVCLKHLQCSSPNEAQTEPLFLQWICLCLGKLWEDFSEAQLLGLQADAPDILAPLLSEPQPEVRAAAVFALGTALDIGFDTSRDGNGDEDCDDDENVTAEVSIIKNLLSVVSDGSPLVRAEVAVALSRFAFGHNKHLKSVATSYGKPQSGSVLTSLPSFAVKGSSSGYTTPTHYMSHGSIVPSPIAPLLRVGNDSQPLVRDGRVSTSSPLATSGIMHGSPLSDDSSLHSDSGAPNDSVSNGVLHHSRRKPLDNALYSQCVLAMCNLAKDPSPRVASLGRRVLSVIGIEQVVAKSVKPAGASARLGESAASSSLAGLARSSSWFELNGGAHLPLTFRTPPVSPPRPSYLTGMRRVCSLEFRPHLINSPDSGLADPFLASAGPSGASERSFLPQSMIYNWSCGHFSKPLLTAMDDSEDIIARREEREKLALDHIVKCQHSSVSKLHNQIASWDTKFETGTKTALLQPFSPVVIASDENERIRVWNYEEATLLNSFSNHDYPDKGASKLCLVNEFDENMLLVASNDGNIRIWKDYTSKGQQKLVTAFASIQGRRPGAHGVNAVVDWQQQSGYLFSSGDISSIMAWDLDKEQLVKTISLPQDSSISALAVSQVHAGQFAAGFVDGYVRLYDIRTPEMLVTETRPHTQRVERVVGIGFQPGLEPAKIVSASQAGNIQFLDMRRAKNTYLTINAHRGSLTALAVHRHAPLIASGSAKQFIKVFNLEGDPLGTIRYYPTFMAQKIGSVSCLTFHPYQVLLAAGAADACVSIYADEISPPR from the exons ATGAAGACAGGATGCGTTGCCTTAGTTTTGTGTTTAAATATCAGCGTTGATCCACCTGATGTTATAAAGATATCTCCTTGTGCACGGATGGAATGTTGGATTG ATCCATTTTCAATGGCACCACAAAAAGCTATTGAAACAATTGGAAGAACCTTGAATCAACAATATGAAAGGTGGCAACCCAAG GCTCGTTACAAGTATTCATTGGACCCCACTGTAGATGATGTAAAGAAACTGTGCACAACATGCCGTAAATATGCAAAATCTGAAAGAGTTCTGTTCCACTACAATGGACATGGAGTGCCTAAGCCAACTCCGAATGGTGAAATTTGGCTATTTAATAAG aGTTATACACAGTACATCCCTTTGCCGATCAGTGATTTGGATTCCTGGCTGAAGACACCTTCTATATATGTGTTTGACTGCTCTGCTGCTGGGCTAATTATCAGTGCCTTCATTCAG CTCCAAGATTATTCCAGTTCTACTTCTGGAGCTCCCACGAGGGATTGCATTTTACTTGCGGCCTGTGAAGCTCACGAGACACTTCCGCAAAGTGCTGAGTTTCCTGCTGATGTATTTACATCTTGCCTCACGACGCCAATAAAAATGGCTTTAAGATG GTTTTGCACTCGGTCGCTGCTGCACGAGTCCTTTAATTATTCTTTGATAGATAGAATTCCTGGCCGCCAAACAGACCGGAAGACCCTTCTTGGGGAATTAAACTGGATATTCACAGCTGTGACTGACACTATCGCATGGAATGTACTTCCACATG ATTTGTTCCAGCGTTTGTTCAGGCAAGATCTTTTGGTTGCCAGCTTGTTTAGAAACTTTTTGCTGGCTGAAAGGATTATGCGATCTGCAAATTGTTCTCCAATTTCATATCCAATGTTGCCACCTACACATCAGCATCATATGTG GGATGCATGGGATATGGCTGCTGAAATCTGTCTCTCTCAGCTTCCAACATTAGTTGAGGACCCAAATGCAGAGTTCCAG CCGAGCCCATTTTTCACTGAGCAGCTGACAGCTTTTGAAGTATGGCTCGATCATGGATCAGAGCATAAAAAGCCTCCAGAGCAGTTGCCCATTGTTCTTCAG GTCTTACTCAGTCAATGCCATAGATTTCGGGCTCTGGTACTCCTTGGTAGATTTCTCGATATGGGACCTTGGGCTGTGGAGCTG GCCTTATCTGTTGGAATATTTCCTTATGTTTTGAAGCTCTTACAAACTACCACTCCAGAGCTACGACAAATTCTTGTGTTCATCTGGACAAAGATCCTAGCTCTGGATAAG TCATGTCAGGTTGATCTTGTGAAGGATGGTGGGCATGCTTATTTCATTAGGTTTCTTGATAGTGTGGAAGCCTACCCTGAGCAACGGGCAATGGCTGCATTTGTACTGGCCGTCATTGTGGATGGTCACAGGCGGGGTCAGGAGACCTGCATTGAGGCTGGTCTTATACATGTCTGCCTCAAGCACCTCCAGTGTTCATCTCCTAATGAAGCACAAACTGAACCTTTATTCCTTCAGTGGATATGCTTGTGCCTTGGGAAACTATGGGAAGATTTTTCAGAAGCTCAACTGTTAGGCCTGCAGGCCGATGCTCCAGATATTCTTGCTCCTCTTCTATCTGAGCCCCAGCCAGAG GTACGTGCGGCAGCGGTTTTCGCTTTAGGCACTGCCCTTGATATAGGGTTTGACACTTCGAGAGATGGTAATGGAGATGAAGAttgtgatgatgatgaaaatgTTACGGCTGAGGTCAGTATCATAAAGAACCTTTTAAGTGTTGTTTCTGATGGAAGCCCATTGGTGCGAGCTGAAGTTGCTGTGG CTCTTTCGCGGTTTGCCTTTGGCCACAACAAACACCTGAAGTCAGTTGCTACTTCATATGGGAAACCCCAATCTGGTTCTGTACTCACTTCCTTACCGTCTTTCGCTGTCAAGGGTTCTAGTAGTGGCTATACAACTCCAACTCACTACATGTCTCATGGAAGTATAGTTCCTTCACCAATTGCTCCGTTATTACGAGTTGGTAATGACAGCCAGCCTCTTGTTCGTGATGGGAGAGTATCTACCAGCAGCCCTCTTGCTACCTCTGGGATAATGCACGGGTCTCCACTTTCTGATGATTCATCCCTGCATTCTGATTCTGGAGCACCAAATGACTCTGTCAGCAATGGGGTTCTTCACCACTCAAGGCGAAAACCACTTGATAATGCACTGTACTCACAGTGTGTATTAGCTATGTGCAATCTGGCGAAGGATCCATCACCACGTGTTGCATCCCTTGGAAGGCGAGTATTATCTGTTATTGGTATTGAACAAGTTGTTGCTAAATCAGTCAAGCCTGCTGGTGCAAGTGCTCGTCTTGGTGAATCAGCAGCAAGCTCCAGTCTGGCTGGACTAGCTCGTTCATCATCTTGGTTTGAATTAAATGGAG GAGCCCATTTGCCACTGACGTTCAGAACTCCTCCTGTTAGTCCTCCTAGACCAAGCTACTTGACTGGAATGCGGAGGGTTTGTTCCTTGGAATTTAGACCGCATCTGATTAATTCGCCAGATTCAGGGCTAGCTGATCCATTTTTAGCTTCTGCTGGGCCATCTGGTGCTTCGGAACGTAGTTTTCTTCCACAGTCAATGATCTATAACTGGAGCTGTGGTCACTTTTCAAAGCCGCTTCTTACCGCAATGGATGATAGTGAAGACATAATTGCTAGAAGAGAAGAAAGGGAGAAATTGGCACTTGATCATATAGTAAAATGCCAACACTCCT CTGTGAGTAAACTGCATAATCAAATTGCCAGTTGGGATACTAAGTTTGAGACAGGCACCAAAACTGCTTTGCTGCAGCCATTCTCGCCTGTTGTGATTGCTTCGGATGAAAATGAACGGATTAG GGTCTGGAATTATGAGGAAGCAACCCTGCTCAACAGTTTCAGTAACCATGATTACCCTGACAAAGGAGCTTCAAAGTTGTGTCTTGTAAATGAATTTGACGAGAACATGCTTCTAGTTGCATCAA ATGATGGGAATATCCGGATTTGGAAAGATTACACATCAAAAGGACAACAGAAATTAGTTACTGCTTTTGCGTCGATTCAGGGTCGCAGACCTGGTGCCCATGGTGTGAATGCTGTTGTGGATTGGCAACAGCAGTCAGGGTATCTT TTTTCTTCTGGTGATATTTCATCTATCATGGCTTGGGATCTGGACAAAGAGCAGCTTGTCAAGACCATTTCCTTACCCCAAGATTCAAGCATCTCAGCGCTG GCTGTTTCTCAAGTTCATGCAGGTCAATTTGCTGCTGGTTTTGTTGATGGTTATGTCAGATTATATGATATTCGTACTCCCGAGAT GCTTGTTACTGAAACTCGACCTCACACTCAACGAGTTGAAAGAGTTGTTGGTATTGGCTTCCAACCTGGTCTTGAACCAGCAAAG ATCGTAAGTGCATCACAAGCAGGAAATATCCAGTTCCTAGATATGAGACGCGCCAAAAACACGTACCTGACTATCAATGCCCATAGGGGATCACTCACAGCTTTAGCCGTCCACAGGCACGCCCCTCTTATCGCAAGTGGCTCAGCCAAGCAATTCATCAAGGTCTTCAATCTTGAGGGCGATCCATTAGGCACTATTCGGTACTATCCCACTTTCATGGCCCAAAAGATCGGATCCGTTAGCTGCCTGACCTTCCATCCCTATCAAGTATTACTCGCTGCTGGTGCTGCTGATGCTTGTGTTTCCATATATGCTGATGAGATTTCTCCACCAAGATGA